A single window of Gemmatimonadota bacterium DNA harbors:
- the gdhA gene encoding NADP-specific glutamate dehydrogenase yields MTTTTKDPSMQGSSGVQSFMSDVIAKNPEQKEFHQAVSEVVESIWPFLDQNPHYKAAKVLERMVEPERVIMFRVPWRDDSGEVQVNRGLRVEFNSAIGPYKGGLRFHPTVNLGILKFLGFEQILKNSLTTLPMGGGKGGSDFNPKGKSDSEVESFCRSFMTELQRHIGPDTDVPAGDIGVGGREIGYLFGQYKRLRNEFAGVLTGKGMNWGGSLIRPEATGYGTVYFAQEMLGYRNDSFQGKTVTVSGSGNVAQYATEKVNELGGKVVTLSDSAGSIHDPDGIDAEKLAWTMDLKNVRRGRIKEYAEKFGCEYLEGQRPWGVKCDVALPCATQNEINAAEAQTLVDNGCVCVAEGANMPTEPDAVEVFLASKVLFGPGKAANAGGVAVSGLEMSQNSLRLSWTREEVDERLHNIMKSIHENCVKYGEEDGFVNYVNGANIAGFIKVADSMLDQGLV; encoded by the coding sequence ATGACGACGACGACGAAGGATCCCTCCATGCAGGGGTCGAGCGGCGTGCAAAGCTTCATGAGCGATGTGATCGCCAAGAATCCGGAGCAGAAAGAGTTTCACCAGGCCGTGAGCGAGGTCGTGGAATCGATCTGGCCGTTCCTCGACCAGAACCCGCACTACAAGGCCGCGAAGGTCCTGGAGCGCATGGTGGAGCCGGAACGCGTCATCATGTTCCGGGTTCCCTGGCGGGACGACAGCGGAGAGGTCCAGGTCAACCGCGGACTCCGCGTGGAGTTCAACAGCGCGATCGGCCCGTACAAGGGCGGACTCCGTTTCCACCCCACGGTGAATCTCGGCATCCTGAAGTTCCTGGGGTTCGAGCAGATTCTGAAGAACAGCCTCACCACGCTCCCGATGGGCGGCGGCAAGGGCGGCTCGGACTTCAACCCGAAGGGCAAGTCGGACTCGGAAGTGGAGAGCTTCTGCCGGAGTTTCATGACGGAACTCCAGCGTCACATCGGTCCGGACACGGATGTCCCCGCGGGTGACATCGGCGTGGGCGGCCGGGAGATCGGCTACCTCTTCGGGCAGTACAAGAGACTGCGCAACGAGTTCGCCGGCGTGCTGACCGGCAAGGGCATGAACTGGGGCGGCAGCCTCATTCGTCCGGAAGCCACGGGCTACGGAACGGTCTACTTCGCTCAGGAGATGCTGGGGTATCGCAACGACTCCTTCCAGGGCAAGACGGTCACCGTCTCCGGCTCCGGGAATGTCGCGCAGTACGCCACGGAGAAGGTCAACGAACTGGGTGGCAAGGTCGTCACGCTCTCGGACTCCGCCGGCAGCATCCACGATCCCGACGGGATCGACGCCGAGAAGCTCGCCTGGACCATGGACCTGAAGAATGTCCGCCGGGGCCGCATCAAGGAGTACGCGGAGAAGTTCGGCTGCGAGTATCTGGAAGGCCAGCGTCCCTGGGGCGTGAAGTGCGATGTCGCGCTGCCGTGCGCCACGCAGAACGAGATCAACGCCGCCGAGGCCCAGACGCTCGTCGACAATGGCTGCGTCTGCGTTGCCGAGGGAGCCAACATGCCGACGGAACCGGACGCCGTGGAGGTCTTCCTGGCGAGCAAGGTTCTCTTCGGCCCGGGCAAGGCCGCCAACGCGGGCGGCGTGGCCGTCTCCGGTCTGGAGATGTCCCAGAACAGCCTGCGCCTCTCGTGGACCCGTGAGGAAGTGGACGAGCGGCTGCACAACATCATGAAGAGCATTCATGAGAACTGCGTGAAGTACGGCGAGGAAGACGGTTTCGTGAACTATGTGAACGGAGCCAACATCGCCGGGTTCATCAAGGTCGCCGACAGTATGCTGGACCAGGGGCTGGTCTAG
- a CDS encoding PEP/pyruvate-binding domain-containing protein — protein MSNPILDRLIDSYDARSVGFDSLRPFNVRDILLVASLYDSYTLAEEGQLSERIFGEYLELSLSAPPHITRISTGEKALALLATQRFDMVITMARVGDMAVREFGRSVKEMHPDLPVLLLAYDTRELGVLESSGVEIPGIDRVFVWRGDVRLFLAIIKLVEDQLNAEHDTSVGDVRTLILIEDSIPFYSSYLPMLFEQIMKQTSELIHEGVNPSQRLLRMRARPKILLATTFEEGWDLYDRFRGTILGVISDVRFPRDGLVDPEAGIELIRRIRMEDDHTPLILQSGEERFRLTAELLGAGFLHKKSPTLLQEFRKFMLENFGFGDFVFRLPDGTETMRVRDLQSMVRVLGSVPAESLIYHAKRNHFSNWLMARTEFSIALALRERNVDDFESVEVMREFLRRSLATFRQRTRRGLVEDFDASRFDAGSEFVRIGGGSLGGKGRGLAFAHELLSRHDIEDYFENLRIFVPPSAVVGTDVFDRFMEENDLFGFAMVEADDDAITRRFLASRMPREVVRDLRTFLDKVRYPLAVRSSSLLEDSHHQPFAGVYATRMLPNQSSDPGGRLRELLDAVKYIYASTFFGEAKAYVASTPNRMEEEKMGVVIQQIVGRRFGSFVYPHVSGVACSYNFYPVGGMTPEEGIASVALGLGKTVVEGGRTVRFSPAHPESLPQLSGTEDILENAQRGFWALDVTRDVDYADPDGNIVPLDLRQAEKHGTLWPVGSTYVPDEHTVHDGISRPGVRLVTFAPILKHQLIPLHQVVQLLLEMGYRGFSGPVEIEFAVNLDPEGGGPKEFAFLQIRPAAMVASVERVDFSSLPNDRILVRSVQALGNGRIPGIRDIVLVRMDRFEREKTVEIAAQVGKMNEKLQGADRPYILLGPGRWGTADRWLGIPVSWQQISGARAILECDLDDLVVEPSQGTHFFQNMTSYGIGYFTVHEAAGGFVDWDWLAGLPAEEETEWLRHIRLPDPLEVLIDGKKGEGAILHDWSAGNGDEEEDGNPAG, from the coding sequence GTGAGCAATCCCATCCTCGACCGGCTGATCGACTCCTACGACGCACGCTCCGTGGGGTTCGACTCGCTGCGGCCGTTCAATGTGCGCGACATCCTCCTGGTGGCCAGCCTCTACGACTCCTACACGCTGGCGGAAGAAGGGCAGCTCTCCGAGCGCATCTTCGGTGAATATCTGGAGCTTTCGCTGTCCGCTCCTCCGCACATTACGCGAATCTCCACCGGGGAGAAGGCGCTGGCGCTTCTGGCCACCCAGCGATTCGACATGGTCATCACCATGGCGCGCGTCGGAGACATGGCCGTCCGTGAGTTCGGCCGCAGCGTCAAGGAGATGCATCCGGATCTTCCCGTACTCCTTCTTGCATACGACACGCGGGAACTCGGGGTGCTGGAGAGTTCCGGCGTGGAGATCCCCGGGATCGATCGCGTATTTGTCTGGCGCGGCGATGTCCGTCTCTTCCTGGCCATCATCAAGCTCGTGGAAGATCAGCTGAACGCGGAGCACGACACCAGCGTCGGGGATGTCCGAACACTCATCCTCATCGAGGACAGTATCCCCTTCTACTCCTCGTATCTCCCGATGCTGTTCGAGCAGATCATGAAGCAGACCTCGGAACTGATTCACGAAGGAGTGAATCCGTCCCAGCGGCTTCTGCGGATGCGCGCGCGCCCGAAGATCCTCCTGGCGACGACATTCGAGGAAGGCTGGGATCTCTACGATCGCTTCCGCGGCACGATTCTCGGCGTGATCTCGGATGTGCGCTTCCCGCGCGACGGGCTGGTCGACCCGGAGGCCGGGATCGAGCTTATTCGTCGGATTCGTATGGAAGACGACCACACGCCACTCATCCTCCAGTCGGGGGAAGAGCGCTTCCGGTTGACGGCGGAACTCCTGGGTGCGGGATTCCTGCACAAGAAGTCGCCGACGCTCCTGCAGGAGTTCCGCAAGTTCATGTTGGAGAACTTCGGTTTCGGGGACTTCGTGTTCCGGCTGCCCGACGGGACGGAAACGATGCGCGTTCGGGATCTCCAGTCGATGGTCCGGGTGCTGGGATCGGTGCCCGCGGAATCACTGATCTATCACGCGAAACGAAATCACTTCTCGAACTGGTTGATGGCCCGGACGGAGTTCAGCATCGCGCTGGCGCTGCGTGAGCGCAATGTGGACGATTTTGAGTCGGTGGAAGTCATGCGGGAGTTCCTGCGGCGGAGCCTGGCGACCTTCCGGCAGCGAACGAGGCGCGGGCTGGTGGAGGACTTCGACGCGTCCCGATTCGATGCGGGGAGCGAGTTTGTCAGGATCGGCGGCGGTTCTCTTGGAGGCAAGGGGCGAGGCCTTGCCTTCGCGCACGAACTCCTGAGTCGGCACGACATTGAAGACTACTTCGAGAATCTGCGGATCTTCGTGCCGCCGTCCGCGGTCGTGGGGACGGATGTCTTTGATCGATTCATGGAGGAGAACGATCTCTTCGGGTTCGCCATGGTCGAGGCGGATGACGATGCCATCACGCGCCGGTTCCTGGCGTCACGGATGCCGCGCGAAGTGGTGCGCGACTTGCGGACCTTCCTCGACAAGGTGCGCTATCCGCTGGCGGTGCGTTCGTCGAGCCTTCTGGAGGATTCGCATCATCAGCCGTTCGCCGGGGTGTATGCCACCCGGATGCTGCCGAATCAATCGTCGGACCCCGGAGGGCGCCTTCGCGAACTGCTGGATGCCGTGAAGTACATCTACGCATCGACCTTCTTCGGAGAGGCAAAGGCCTATGTCGCGTCCACGCCCAATCGGATGGAAGAGGAGAAGATGGGCGTGGTGATTCAGCAGATTGTCGGGCGCCGGTTCGGGAGTTTCGTCTATCCGCATGTCAGCGGGGTTGCGTGTTCCTACAACTTCTATCCCGTCGGCGGGATGACTCCGGAGGAGGGCATTGCGAGCGTGGCGCTGGGTCTCGGGAAGACCGTGGTGGAGGGGGGGAGGACGGTTCGCTTCTCTCCGGCGCACCCGGAATCGCTCCCCCAGCTCTCCGGAACCGAGGACATTCTGGAGAACGCGCAGCGCGGGTTCTGGGCGCTGGATGTCACCCGCGATGTGGACTATGCGGATCCTGACGGGAACATCGTGCCGCTCGATCTTCGCCAGGCGGAGAAGCACGGCACGCTGTGGCCGGTCGGGTCCACCTATGTTCCGGATGAGCATACCGTTCACGATGGAATCTCCCGGCCGGGCGTGCGCCTCGTGACTTTCGCTCCGATCCTGAAGCACCAGCTCATTCCCCTGCATCAGGTCGTGCAACTGCTTCTGGAGATGGGCTATCGGGGTTTCTCCGGGCCGGTCGAGATCGAGTTCGCGGTCAATCTCGACCCCGAGGGCGGGGGGCCCAAGGAGTTCGCGTTCCTTCAGATTCGCCCGGCGGCCATGGTCGCTTCGGTGGAGCGGGTGGACTTCTCCAGCCTTCCGAACGACCGGATCCTCGTCCGGTCGGTACAGGCGCTGGGCAATGGGCGGATTCCGGGCATTCGGGACATCGTGCTGGTGCGGATGGATCGCTTCGAGCGGGAGAAGACGGTGGAGATCGCCGCGCAGGTGGGGAAGATGAACGAGAAGCTCCAGGGAGCGGACCGGCCATACATCCTGCTGGGGCCGGGGCGTTGGGGCACTGCGGATCGATGGCTCGGCATCCCGGTGTCGTGGCAGCAGATCTCCGGCGCGCGCGCCATTTTGGAGTGCGATCTGGATGACCTCGTGGTGGAACCTTCGCAAGGCACGCACTTCTTCCAGAACATGACCAGCTACGGGATCGGTTACTTCACCGTCCATGAAGCGGCGGGCGGTTTTGTGGACTGGGACTGGCTGGCGGGGCTTCCGGCAGAAGAGGAGACGGAGTGGCTTCGGCACATCCGGCTTCCGGATCCGCTGGAGGTCCTGATCGACGGAAAGAAGGGCGAAGGAGCCATCCTTCACGACTGGAGCGCAGGCAACGGGGATGAAGAAGAGGACGGGAATCCCGCGGGGTAG
- a CDS encoding HD domain-containing protein: MYKRRTPQVRKRVPFGEAPYHRRVRPVNETGRDTLASPGVTGYLGRCTPDAGEGSDMADAVRELWPELEWIAGEDLRAATTRTWETALSRSPLAPSDLLEIPFTLLIEDLDVTFMEHKRAVVHIARRSAEAMKEFFGQKLPIDLDTVIAGAILADVGKVLEYERSGGKTVQSARGQSLRHPFTGVAVAMECGVPDEVCHIIAAHAAEGDLVKRSTEATIVHHADFMSYLPFRNR, translated from the coding sequence ATGTACAAGAGACGCACTCCGCAGGTTCGCAAACGGGTTCCGTTCGGGGAGGCACCGTATCACCGGCGAGTCCGACCGGTCAACGAGACGGGTCGCGACACTCTTGCGTCTCCCGGGGTGACGGGCTACCTTGGCCGCTGCACGCCGGATGCCGGGGAGGGATCAGACATGGCGGACGCAGTGAGAGAACTCTGGCCGGAGTTGGAGTGGATTGCCGGGGAGGATCTTCGGGCGGCGACGACCCGGACCTGGGAGACAGCCCTTTCCCGGAGTCCGCTCGCCCCTTCGGATCTTCTGGAGATTCCCTTCACGCTCCTGATTGAGGATCTGGATGTGACCTTCATGGAGCACAAGCGCGCCGTGGTGCATATCGCGCGTCGCTCCGCGGAGGCCATGAAGGAGTTTTTCGGGCAGAAACTCCCCATCGATCTCGACACGGTGATCGCGGGGGCCATCCTTGCGGATGTCGGCAAGGTCCTGGAGTACGAACGCTCCGGCGGGAAGACCGTGCAGTCGGCCCGCGGGCAGAGCCTTCGCCATCCATTCACCGGCGTGGCGGTCGCCATGGAGTGCGGTGTCCCGGATGAGGTGTGCCACATCATCGCGGCGCACGCGGCGGAGGGGGACCTGGTGAAGCGCTCCACGGAGGCCACGATCGTTCATCATGCGGACTTCATGAGCTACCTTCCGTTCCGGAACCGCTGA
- a CDS encoding carbamoyltransferase — MYILGVSAWYHDSAACLLQDGRIVAAAQEERFTRKKHDSDFPVNAIASCLEIAGIGPEDLDAIGYYDKPFLTFDRLLETCLHHAPRGLRLFQAAMPVWLTEKLFGRHHIRKAIGADIPIHFAEHHASHAASAFFPSPFTEAAILTVDGVGEWATTTFGAGRGNHFDLSSEIRFPHSLGLLYSAFTYYTGFRVNSGEYKLMGLAPYGEPKYADKIRDHLIRIYPDGSFRMNMDYFDYPAGLRMTGRRFHQLFDGPPRPPDSPVTQREMDLARSVQVVLEEVLLSMANHLHRETGMENLVMAGGVALNCVANGRILRESPFTNLWIQPAAGDAGGALGVALDVWHRRFGNPRTPAPNGSDSQQGSYLGPEFAPEEIERQLTGRGAAFRTMDGDEQIAGQTARLLESGKIVGWFQGRMEFGPRALGARSILGDPRDRGMQKRMNLSIKYRESFRPFAPSVLAEHSGRVFQDDFASPYMLLVTQVLEERRAAFEDGQEKLEGLDLLHVPKSDVPAITHVDYSARVQTVHRETNPLYHRMIERFRERTGCPLVINTSFNVRGEPIVCTPENALDCFFGTEMDALMIGPFLLLKEEQPAEALAGTGKREFAPD, encoded by the coding sequence TTGTACATTCTCGGCGTCAGCGCCTGGTACCACGACTCCGCGGCGTGCCTTCTGCAAGATGGCCGGATTGTCGCGGCGGCCCAGGAGGAGCGCTTCACCCGCAAGAAGCACGACAGCGACTTCCCGGTGAACGCCATCGCCTCCTGTCTGGAGATCGCGGGGATCGGCCCGGAGGATCTCGACGCAATCGGCTATTACGACAAGCCGTTCCTCACTTTCGATCGTCTGCTGGAAACCTGTCTGCACCATGCGCCTCGTGGCCTTCGCTTGTTTCAGGCCGCCATGCCCGTATGGCTGACGGAGAAGCTCTTCGGTCGACATCACATCCGGAAGGCCATCGGCGCGGACATCCCCATCCACTTCGCCGAGCACCACGCCTCGCACGCCGCGTCCGCGTTCTTCCCGTCCCCCTTCACGGAAGCGGCCATTCTGACCGTCGACGGGGTCGGCGAGTGGGCCACCACCACCTTCGGCGCAGGTCGCGGGAACCACTTCGATCTTTCGAGCGAAATCCGCTTCCCTCACTCGCTGGGGCTTCTCTACTCCGCGTTCACTTACTACACGGGATTCCGCGTGAACTCGGGTGAGTACAAGCTCATGGGGCTCGCCCCGTACGGGGAGCCGAAGTACGCGGACAAGATCCGCGATCACCTGATCCGCATCTACCCGGACGGGTCGTTCCGGATGAACATGGATTACTTCGACTATCCTGCCGGGCTGCGCATGACAGGCCGCCGATTCCACCAGCTCTTCGACGGACCGCCGCGACCGCCGGATTCCCCGGTGACGCAACGCGAGATGGACCTTGCGCGGTCGGTGCAAGTGGTGCTGGAGGAAGTCCTCCTTTCGATGGCCAACCATCTGCATCGGGAGACCGGCATGGAGAACCTCGTGATGGCGGGCGGCGTGGCGCTCAACTGCGTCGCCAATGGCCGGATTCTCCGCGAGAGCCCGTTCACGAACCTGTGGATCCAGCCCGCCGCCGGAGATGCCGGAGGCGCGCTCGGTGTCGCGCTGGATGTGTGGCACCGGCGCTTCGGGAACCCGCGGACACCGGCGCCGAACGGGTCGGATTCGCAACAGGGCAGCTACCTCGGGCCGGAGTTTGCGCCGGAAGAGATCGAGCGCCAACTCACCGGGCGCGGAGCGGCATTCCGAACCATGGACGGCGACGAACAGATCGCCGGGCAGACGGCCCGCCTTCTCGAGAGCGGGAAGATCGTCGGGTGGTTTCAGGGACGCATGGAGTTCGGCCCGCGAGCGCTGGGCGCCCGGTCCATTCTCGGTGATCCCCGGGACCGCGGGATGCAGAAGCGGATGAATCTCTCGATCAAGTACCGCGAGTCCTTCCGGCCCTTCGCGCCGAGCGTGCTGGCGGAACACTCCGGGCGCGTCTTTCAGGATGACTTCGCGTCACCGTACATGCTGCTGGTGACTCAGGTTCTGGAGGAAAGACGCGCGGCGTTCGAGGATGGTCAGGAGAAGCTGGAGGGGCTGGACCTTCTCCATGTTCCGAAGAGCGATGTCCCCGCCATCACTCATGTGGACTACTCCGCAAGAGTCCAGACCGTCCACCGGGAGACGAATCCGCTCTATCACCGGATGATTGAACGCTTCCGGGAGCGGACGGGGTGCCCGCTGGTCATCAACACATCGTTCAATGTGCGCGGAGAGCCCATCGTCTGCACCCCGGAGAACGCGCTCGACTGCTTCTTCGGAACGGAGATGGATGCGCTCATGATCGGACCGTTCCTTCTGCTGAAGGAAGAACAGCCCGCCGAGGCTCTGGCCGGAACGGGCAAGAGAGAGTTCGCGCCGGACTGA
- a CDS encoding SxtJ family membrane protein — protein sequence MESKNARKRELRNFGLSLGVVCLLWGGLFRWKGHGDAALWFAVAGPVLVLAAVIEPRVLFPLHRVWMPAARGIARAITWILLAGAYYLVITPVGFVRRKRSPETPPDGSGWIARDDTPFDPKSMDRQY from the coding sequence GTGGAATCGAAGAACGCCCGAAAGCGGGAACTGCGGAACTTCGGCCTGTCGCTGGGGGTTGTGTGTCTCCTGTGGGGCGGCTTGTTCCGATGGAAGGGGCACGGCGACGCGGCCCTGTGGTTTGCCGTCGCGGGGCCGGTGCTGGTCCTTGCGGCAGTGATCGAACCGCGTGTGCTCTTCCCGCTGCATCGGGTCTGGATGCCCGCGGCCCGGGGGATCGCGCGGGCGATCACATGGATCCTGCTGGCCGGGGCCTACTATCTGGTGATCACTCCCGTCGGGTTCGTGCGGCGAAAGCGGTCGCCGGAAACGCCCCCGGACGGATCCGGGTGGATCGCCAGGGACGACACGCCGTTTGACCCGAAGAGCATGGACAGACAATACTGA
- a CDS encoding DUF5989 family protein: protein MKRISILREFWEFLRVRKKLWLAPIVGLLLLLGGLILFTSSSVAPFIYTLF from the coding sequence ATGAAACGAATCTCCATTCTCCGAGAGTTCTGGGAGTTCCTCCGCGTCAGGAAGAAGCTCTGGCTGGCACCCATCGTTGGTTTGCTCCTTCTTCTGGGGGGGCTGATCCTGTTCACATCGAGTTCCGTCGCACCGTTCATTTACACGCTTTTCTGA
- a CDS encoding protein-disulfide reductase DsbD family protein, producing the protein MTRASLFAAAILAFLPTPATPAPPPVREVSVSARLISNAAAIAPGTPFLVGIELTMGPGWHTYWKNGGDAGYATSVEWTLPEGFTVSELRWPVPHRYEDEGEIVSFGYEKKALLLAEVTPPEELSSESGEIVLRADTDWLQCRDLCTPGSALLVLRLPVEETARPATGRIADAFREGIARVPLSEASLPGLTVRPFQSVDAVVPGDSVRVAAVLSGLVSVASDEVEFFPGPSDELWFRDALIRWDGENLGVVIPVEVDLSAESGSTLILTGTLRIPTDAEPLLLDIALPVRIAASAHTPSPTPAAVFSGGGNLLGETRAASGQSLLRILLLAFLGGIILNVMPCVLPVVSLKILSFVSHAGEDPRKVFRLGLMFAAGILVSFFVFAMAVVAMQAAGEQVGWGFQFQNPVFVAVMTAVIFLFALSLFGVFEIVLPVSFGGGRERGAYADAFFNGVLATILATPCTAPMLGTALAFAFSQPPGVILLVFLVIGAGLAFPYVLLSSHPAWLRFLPRPGTWMETFKQFMGFILLATMVWLLSVYGALTGPSGMTWFLAFLVLLGFIAWLHGRFLGLASSTQRRLIVWGVSAMLLAWGYSGLLSGTMEPEDGAHTGGVEVTKGGIAWEPFSHEALDRAMADGRTVLIDFTADWCLTCKVNEKTVLADADVEAKLHEYNIVTLKGDWTRKDPVISEVLRRHNRSGVPFYAVYPAGRPEDVIVLPEVITRGIVLDSLEKAGPSRSGRSAEDAS; encoded by the coding sequence ATGACGAGAGCGTCTCTCTTCGCCGCGGCAATCCTCGCGTTCCTGCCGACCCCGGCCACACCGGCCCCGCCTCCCGTGCGGGAGGTCAGCGTCTCCGCCCGACTCATCTCGAATGCGGCGGCCATCGCTCCCGGAACACCGTTTCTGGTGGGCATCGAACTGACGATGGGCCCCGGGTGGCACACATACTGGAAGAACGGCGGCGATGCCGGGTACGCCACCTCGGTGGAGTGGACGCTCCCTGAGGGATTCACGGTCAGCGAACTCCGCTGGCCCGTTCCCCACCGCTATGAGGACGAAGGAGAGATCGTCTCCTTCGGATATGAGAAGAAAGCCCTTCTTCTGGCCGAGGTCACCCCGCCGGAGGAACTGTCGAGCGAGTCGGGAGAGATCGTCCTTCGCGCAGACACGGACTGGCTCCAGTGTCGGGACCTCTGCACACCCGGAAGCGCGCTGCTTGTGCTGCGGCTTCCGGTGGAAGAGACGGCCCGCCCCGCAACAGGACGCATTGCGGATGCGTTCCGCGAAGGAATCGCACGGGTTCCGCTCTCCGAGGCCTCCCTCCCGGGACTCACCGTGCGCCCCTTCCAGAGCGTCGACGCCGTCGTCCCCGGCGACAGCGTGCGCGTCGCGGCAGTCCTCAGCGGCCTCGTGTCCGTGGCTTCCGACGAGGTCGAATTCTTCCCCGGCCCGAGCGATGAACTCTGGTTCCGAGACGCGTTGATCCGCTGGGACGGTGAGAATCTGGGCGTGGTCATCCCCGTGGAAGTGGACCTGTCCGCGGAATCGGGAAGCACTCTCATCCTGACGGGCACCCTCCGCATTCCCACGGACGCGGAGCCGCTCCTCCTCGACATCGCGCTTCCGGTGCGGATTGCCGCTTCGGCGCACACTCCCTCCCCCACTCCCGCGGCCGTCTTCTCGGGAGGCGGGAACCTGCTCGGAGAAACGCGGGCCGCATCCGGACAGAGCCTCCTTCGCATCCTCCTGTTGGCGTTTCTCGGGGGCATCATCCTCAATGTCATGCCGTGTGTGCTGCCCGTCGTGTCGCTGAAGATCCTGAGCTTCGTCTCGCACGCGGGAGAAGACCCGCGCAAGGTCTTCCGACTGGGACTCATGTTCGCCGCGGGGATTCTGGTTTCGTTCTTTGTGTTCGCGATGGCGGTCGTCGCCATGCAGGCGGCGGGCGAGCAGGTCGGATGGGGATTCCAGTTCCAGAACCCGGTCTTCGTCGCGGTGATGACCGCTGTCATCTTCCTCTTCGCGCTGAGCCTGTTCGGAGTATTCGAGATCGTCCTGCCCGTATCGTTTGGTGGAGGCCGGGAACGGGGCGCCTATGCGGACGCGTTCTTCAACGGCGTTCTCGCGACGATCCTCGCGACGCCATGCACCGCCCCCATGCTGGGAACCGCACTCGCGTTCGCCTTCTCCCAGCCGCCGGGCGTGATCCTTCTGGTCTTTCTCGTCATCGGGGCGGGCCTCGCGTTTCCCTATGTGCTCCTCAGCAGCCACCCCGCCTGGCTCCGATTCCTTCCCCGGCCGGGCACCTGGATGGAGACCTTCAAGCAGTTCATGGGGTTCATCCTGCTGGCGACCATGGTCTGGCTGCTCTCGGTCTACGGTGCGCTGACCGGTCCGTCGGGCATGACATGGTTCCTCGCGTTCCTGGTGTTGCTGGGGTTCATCGCGTGGCTGCACGGCCGCTTTCTCGGGCTGGCGTCCTCCACGCAAAGACGACTGATCGTCTGGGGGGTGTCTGCCATGCTGCTCGCATGGGGATACTCCGGGCTCCTCTCCGGCACGATGGAGCCGGAAGACGGCGCGCATACCGGTGGCGTGGAGGTGACCAAGGGGGGCATCGCGTGGGAACCGTTCTCCCATGAAGCACTGGACCGCGCCATGGCGGACGGTCGCACCGTGCTGATTGACTTCACGGCGGACTGGTGCCTCACCTGCAAGGTGAACGAGAAGACCGTGCTCGCGGACGCTGATGTGGAGGCGAAGCTGCACGAGTACAACATCGTCACGCTGAAGGGAGACTGGACGCGCAAGGATCCCGTCATCTCGGAAGTACTCCGCCGGCACAATCGCAGCGGCGTCCCCTTCTATGCCGTGTATCCCGCCGGACGACCGGAGGATGTGATCGTACTCCCGGAGGTCATCACGCGCGGAATCGTCCTCGACTCGCTGGAAAAGGCCGGGCCGAGCCGGTCCGGGAGAAGCGCGGAGGACGCTTCTTGA